Proteins found in one Oryza glaberrima chromosome 4, OglaRS2, whole genome shotgun sequence genomic segment:
- the LOC127770648 gene encoding transcriptional corepressor LEUNIG_HOMOLOG-like isoform X1: protein MAQSNWEADKMLDVYIYDYLLKRNLQATAKSFMAEGKVSADPVAIDAPGGFLFEWWSVFWDIFIARTNEKHSEIAAAYLEAQQTKAREHQQQMQMQQLQLIQQRHAQLQRTNATHPSLNGPISGLNSDGILGPSTASVLAAKMYEERLKHSHPMDSDGSQLLDASRLALLKSASTNHSGQSVPGTPGSVSTTLQQIQARNQQNIDIKSEGNMSVAQRSMPMDPSSLYGQGIIQPKPGLGGGVLNQGVSGLPLKGWPLTGIDQLRPNLGGQMQKPFLSTQSQFQLMSPQQQQQFLAQAQAQGNLGNSTNLGDMDPRRLSALTRSVLNGKDGQPAGTDGCITSPMQSSSPKVRPDQEYLMKQTSSQQTQEQLQQQHNQQQQQQNQQQQTQQGNRKRKQPTSSGAANSTGTANTVGPSTNSPPSTPSTHTPGDGLGMTGNMRHVPKNLMMYGVEGTGLPSSSNLDDLEQFGDMGSLDDNVESFLANGDGDARDIFAAPEKSPAEPNPVASKGFTFSEVNCWRTNNSKVVCCHFSSDGKILASAGHEKKAVLWNMETFQTQYTAEEHAVIITDVRFRPNSNQLATSSFDRTIKLWNAADPGFSLHTFAGHCSGITSLDFHPKKTDLLCSCDSNGEIRYWNVSQLSCMRAMKGGTAQVRFQPNTGQFLAAATENVVSIFDVETNGKKYTLQGHNSEVQSVCWDSSGQYLASVSQDLVKVWSISSGDCTHEVSSNGNKFHSCVFHPGYTDLLVIGGYQSLELWNMVKNQSMTVQAHEGLIAALAQSPITGMVASASHDNSVKLWK, encoded by the exons ATGGCGCAGAGCAACTGGGAAGCGGATAAGAT GCTTGATGTGTATATCTATGACTATTTGCTGAAGCGGAATTTGCAGGCGACGGCCAAGTCGTTCATGGCGGAGGGGAAGGTCTCCGCCGATCCAGTTG CAATTGATGCTCCTGGAGGGTTTCTCTTTGAGTGGTGGTCTGTTTTTTGGGATATATTTATTGCAAGAACTAACGAGAAGCATTCTGAGATCGCAGCAGCATACCTAGAG GCACAGCAAACAAAAGCAAGAGAGCATCAACAGCAGATGCAAATGCAACAGTTGCAGCTAATACAACAAAGACATGCTCAACTGCAGCGAACTAATGCCACTCATCCTTCACTTAATGGTCCAATAAGTGGCCTAAACTCTGATGGCATTCTGGGACCATCTACGGCTAGTGTTTTAGCTGCCAAGATGTATGAAGAGCGCTTAAAGCACTCTCATCCCATGGACTCTGATGGGTCACAGCTTCTTGATGCTAGTCGATTGGCTCTTCTCAAGTCGGCGTCAACAAATCACTCAGG GCAATCAGTACCTGGGACTCCTGGAAGTGTGTCTACGACGCTGCAACAAATCCAAGCTCGGAATCAGCAAAATATT GATATAAAAAGTGAAGGTAACATGAGTGTAGCACAAAGATCTATGCCCATGGACCCATCATCATTATATGGTCAGGGAATAATCCAGCCAAAGCCTGGATTGGGTGGTGGAG TTTTAAACCAAGGAGTGAGTGGTCTACCATTGAAGGGCTGGCCGCTAACT GGAATTGACCAACTGCGGCCAAATTTAGGTGGTCAAATGCAGAAGCCATTTCTTTCAACACAGTCGCAGTTTCAACTTATGTcgccacagcagcagcagcaattctTAGCACAAGCCCAAGCACAGGGAAATCTTGGCAACTCTACCAATTTAGGGGATATGGATCCCCGAAGATTGTCAGCGCTAACCAGGAGCGTGTTGAATGGTAAAGATGGACAACCTGCTGGAACTGATGGGTGCATTACTTCCCCAATGCAATCCAGTTCACCCAAAGTCAGACCAGACCAAGAATATCTCATGAAG CAGACATCTTCTCAGCAAACACAGGAACAACTTCAGCAGCAGCATAatcagcaacagcaacagcaaaaCCAGCAACAGCAAACACAACAG GGCaatagaaaaagaaagcaaCCTACATCTTCAGGAGCAGCAAATAGTACCGGAACAGCAAATACAGTTGGTCCTTCGACCAATTCACCACCATCTACTCCGTCTACTCATACGCCTGGAGATGGACTTGGAATGACTGGCAATATGCGCCATGTTCCGAAAAACTTAATGATGTATGGTGTGGAAGGAACAGGACTGCCATCCTCATCAAACCTG GATGATCTTGAACAATTTGGTGACATGGGCTCTTTGGATGATAATGTTGAATCATTCTTAGccaatggagatggagatgcaAGGGATATTTTTGCTGCACCTGAAAAAAGTCCTGCAGAGCCTAATCCAGTGGCTTCAAAAG GTTTCACCTTCAGTGAGGTAAATTGTTGGCGAACAAACAATAGCAAAGTAGTTTGCTGCCATTTTTCATCAGATGGCAAGATACTGGCTAGTGCTGGACATGAAAAGAAG GCTGTACTTTGGAACATGGAGACTTTCCAGACACAGTATACTGCTGAAGAGCATGCTGTCATTATCACTGATGTCCGTTTCAGACCTAACTCTAATCAGCTGGCAACATCATCTTTCGATAGAACTATTAAACTGTGGAATGCTGCAGAT CCTGGCTTCTCCCTGCATACATTTGCTGGTCATTGCTCTGGAATCACATCACTAGATTTTCATCCAAAGAAGACGGACCTTTTGTGCTCTTGTGATAGCAATGGTGAAATCCGGTACTGGAATGTGTCTCAGCTTAGCTGTATGCGTGCCATGAAG GGAGGTACTGCCCAAGTTCGATTTCAACCTAACACTGGACAGTTTCTCGCAGCTGCTACCGAGAATGTGGTTTCCATATTTGATGTTGAAACAAATGGGAAAAAATATACCCTACAG GGCCATAACTCAGAAGTGCAATCAGTGTGCTGGGACAGCAGTGGGCAATACCTTGCTTCTGTCAGTCAGGACCTAGTTAAGGTCTGGTCAATCTCATCAGGAGACTGTACTCATGAGGTTAGCTCTAATGGAAACAAGTTTCATTCTTGTGTGTTCCACCCGGGCTACACCGATCTCCTTGTTATTGGAGGCTACCAG TCTCTGGAGCTATGGAACATGGTAAAGAACCAGAGCATGACAGTACAGGCTCATGAAGGTCTAATCGCGGCGTTGGCGCAATCACCAATTACAGGGATGGTGGCTTCCGCGAGCCACGACAACTCTGTCAAGCTGTGGAAATAA
- the LOC127770647 gene encoding DEAD-box ATP-dependent RNA helicase 13 isoform X1 codes for MAAAPPPPPPPPPPPQLQSSDPSSPPQETSQVRKGKKSRGAKKPRRAAAAAAASMVEDPFLVLAGGKEGGFLELEEIDEADFGIFGGAVEDLGEVDRKAGKDQKKKKRKKRKRGDDDYALPGDGDLVVECEEEGEKGEKRVKKKRGSRKKRKVKEMEEKLESKEDVSDDNVEGANCFHLKAFRSILSDMQDGNDMEQDNNDGLVLGEDEVYAWRELRLHPLLITAVRRLGFKEPTPIQKACFPAAAHQGKDVIGAAETGSGKTLAFGLPILQRLLEEQEKAMRLSREDESTQDENSRESPLRALILTPTRELAKQVCDHLKEAAKFLRIQVVPIVGGLSMEKQERLLKRKPEIVVGTPGRLWELMSTGNQHLIKLHSLSFFVLDEADRMIERGHFHELQSIIEMLPVTNGSDEQTVGTTPSCETVPILQIKKRQTFVFSATLALSANFRKKLKRGLVTAKASASTDLSSIEALSKQAGMKPNAEIVDLTKASILPEKLEESFIECSDDDKDAYLYYILSVHGQGRTIIFCTSIAALRHLSSTLRVLGINVLTNHAQMQQRARMKAVDRFRESENSILVATDGFARGMDFDDVRTVIHYQLPHSTDVYIHRSGRTARKSMAGCSIALISPADKAKFYSLCKSLSKENLQQFPVDHAYMPAVMNRLTLARQIDKITRKNSQENANKSWLQRNAESMGLLLETSDSEEERVQGHKQRKATSANLQKLQQDLSELLQRPLQPKTFSRRYLAGAGVSPLLQKQLEELSKRNVKGSASVNANKGSRFVVIGQDQIEPLQALQNSGQEVCVSIDKQREKRRLAENWRRKKQKEKKSTREQKRKEKRIAKERD; via the exons AtggccgcagcgccgccgccgccaccgccgccgccaccgccgccgcagctgcagtCCTCGGATCCCTCCAGTCCGCCTCAGGAGACCAGCCAGGTACGCAAGGGAAAGAAGAGTCGTGGCGCGAAGAAACCTaggagagccgccgctgccgccgccgcctcgatggTCGAGGACCCCTTCCTCGTACTCGCCGGAGGCAAGGAAGGAG GGTTCCTGGAGCTTGAGGAGATCGACGAGGCGGACTTCGGAATCTTTGGCGGTGCCGTGGAGGATCTAGGAGAAGTTGACAGGAAGGCAGGAAAGgatcagaagaagaagaagaggaagaagcggAAGCGAGGTGACGATGACTATGCTTTACCTGGTGATGGTGATTTGGTAGTTGAAtgtgaggaggagggagagaagggtgAGAAGAGGGTGAAAAAGAAGAGGGGGAGCAGGAAGAAGAGAAAGGTGAAGGAAATGGAGGAAAAATTGGAGAGCAAGGAAGATGTCTCCGATGACAATGTGGAAGGTGCTAATTGCTTTCACTTAAAGGCTTTTAGGAGCATTTTATCTG ATATGCAAGATGGCAATGACATGGAACAAGATAACAATGATGGGCTGGTTTTGGGAGAGGATGAAGTCTATGCATGGCGAGAGCTTAGACTGCACCCTCTTCTTATTACAGCGGTGCGCAGGCTTGGATTCAAAGAACCAACACCAATACAAAAGGCTTGCTTTCCTGCAGCGGCTCATCAAGGCAAG GATGTTATTGGTGCAGCAGAGACAGGTTCTGGTAAAACACTTGCTTTTGGCCTCCCTATCTTGCAGCGCCTTCTTGAAGAACAAGAGAAGGCCATGAGATTGTCTCGGGAGGATGAGAGTACACAAGATGAAAATTCTAGAGAAAGTCCACTTCGTGCTCTTATTTTAACACCCACCAGGGAGCTTGCCAAGCAG GTCTGCGATCATCTAAAAGAAGCAGCCAAGTTCTTAAGAATCCAAGTTGTTCCCATTGTTGGTGGTCTATCCATGGAAAAGCAAGAACGGCTTCTGAAAAGGAAACCTGAGATTGTTGTTGGAACCCCAGGAAGATTGTGGGAGCTTATGTCAACAGGCAACCAACACCTAATTAAG TTACATTCATTATCATTCTTCGTGTTGGACGAGGCTGATAGAATGATAGAGCGAGGCCATTTCCATGAACTGCAATCTATCATTGAGATGTTACCAGTGACTAACGGTTCTGATGAACAAACTGTTGGGACCACTCCAAGTTGCGAAACTGTGCCTATATTGCAAATAAAGAAGAGACAGACATTTGTATTCTCAGCAACACTTGCTCTCTCAGCTAATTTTCGGAAAAAGTTGAAGCGAGGCCTAGTTACTGCAAAAGCGTCTGCATCTACTGATTTGAGTTCTATTGAAGCACTTTCGAAGCAGGCCGGTATGAAACCTAACGCAGAAATAGTTGATCTGACGAAGGCTTCTATCTTACCTGAGAAACTTGAAGAGTCTTTTATTGA GTGTAGTGATGATGATAAGGATGCCTACCTGTATTATATATTGAGTGTCCATGGACAAGGCCgcacaataatattttgtaCATCAATAGCTGCATTACGTCACCTTTCATCTACATTACGAGTTCTTGGAATTAATGTCCTGACAAATCATGCTCAAATGCAACAAAGGGCTCGCATGAAG GCTGTGGATCGTTTCCGTGAAAGTGAAAATTCAATTTTGGTTGCAACTGATGGTTTTGCAAGGGGCATGGATTTTGATGATGTCCGAACTGTGATTCATTATCAATTGCCACACTCAACCGAT GTTTACATCCACAGAAGTGGAAGGACAGCGCGGAAATCAATGGCAGGTTGCAGCATTGCATTAATCTCTCCTGCAGACAAGGCCAAGTTTTACTCACTTTGCAAGTCACTGTCAAAG GAGAACCTCCAGCAGTTTCCTGTTGACCATGCTTACATGCCTGCAGTAATGAATAGGCTCACCCTTGCTCGGCAGATTGACAAGATTACACGTAAAAATTCCCAG GAAAATGCCAACAAATCATGGCTTCAGAGGAATGCTGAGTCCATGGGATTATTATTGGAGACAAGTGACAGTGAGGAGGAACGTGTACAGGGGCATAAGCAAAGGAAAGCAACTTCTGCGAACCTCCAGAAGCTTCAACAG GATTTGAGTGAGCTCTTGCAACGCCCCTTGCAGCCTAAGACTTTTTCGCGGCGCTATTTAGCTGGG GCTGGTGTTTCACCGTTACTTCAAAAGCAACTGGAAGAGTTGTCCAAAAGGAATGTTAAGGGCAGTGCTAGTGTAAATGCAAATAAAGGATCCCGATTTGTTGTTATTGGTCAGGATCAAATAGAACCCTTGCAAGCTCTTCAGAATTCTGGGCAAGAG GTGTGTGTGAGCATTGACAAGCAAAGAGAAAAGCGAAGGCTTGCTGAAAATTGGAGGCGAAAGAagcaaaaagagaagaaaa GTACACGAGAGcaaaagagaaaggagaagaggaTAGCTAAAGAAAGGGACTAA
- the LOC127770647 gene encoding DEAD-box ATP-dependent RNA helicase 13 isoform X2, translating to MAAAPPPPPPPPPPPQLQSSDPSSPPQETSQVRKGKKSRGAKKPRRAAAAAAASMVEDPFLVLAGGKEGGFLELEEIDEADFGIFGGAVEDLGEVDRKAGKDQKKKKRKKRKRGDDDYALPGDGDLVVECEEEGEKGEKRVKKKRGSRKKRKVKEMEEKLESKEDVSDDNVEDMQDGNDMEQDNNDGLVLGEDEVYAWRELRLHPLLITAVRRLGFKEPTPIQKACFPAAAHQGKDVIGAAETGSGKTLAFGLPILQRLLEEQEKAMRLSREDESTQDENSRESPLRALILTPTRELAKQVCDHLKEAAKFLRIQVVPIVGGLSMEKQERLLKRKPEIVVGTPGRLWELMSTGNQHLIKLHSLSFFVLDEADRMIERGHFHELQSIIEMLPVTNGSDEQTVGTTPSCETVPILQIKKRQTFVFSATLALSANFRKKLKRGLVTAKASASTDLSSIEALSKQAGMKPNAEIVDLTKASILPEKLEESFIECSDDDKDAYLYYILSVHGQGRTIIFCTSIAALRHLSSTLRVLGINVLTNHAQMQQRARMKAVDRFRESENSILVATDGFARGMDFDDVRTVIHYQLPHSTDVYIHRSGRTARKSMAGCSIALISPADKAKFYSLCKSLSKENLQQFPVDHAYMPAVMNRLTLARQIDKITRKNSQENANKSWLQRNAESMGLLLETSDSEEERVQGHKQRKATSANLQKLQQDLSELLQRPLQPKTFSRRYLAGAGVSPLLQKQLEELSKRNVKGSASVNANKGSRFVVIGQDQIEPLQALQNSGQEVCVSIDKQREKRRLAENWRRKKQKEKKSTREQKRKEKRIAKERD from the exons AtggccgcagcgccgccgccgccaccgccgccgccaccgccgccgcagctgcagtCCTCGGATCCCTCCAGTCCGCCTCAGGAGACCAGCCAGGTACGCAAGGGAAAGAAGAGTCGTGGCGCGAAGAAACCTaggagagccgccgctgccgccgccgcctcgatggTCGAGGACCCCTTCCTCGTACTCGCCGGAGGCAAGGAAGGAG GGTTCCTGGAGCTTGAGGAGATCGACGAGGCGGACTTCGGAATCTTTGGCGGTGCCGTGGAGGATCTAGGAGAAGTTGACAGGAAGGCAGGAAAGgatcagaagaagaagaagaggaagaagcggAAGCGAGGTGACGATGACTATGCTTTACCTGGTGATGGTGATTTGGTAGTTGAAtgtgaggaggagggagagaagggtgAGAAGAGGGTGAAAAAGAAGAGGGGGAGCAGGAAGAAGAGAAAGGTGAAGGAAATGGAGGAAAAATTGGAGAGCAAGGAAGATGTCTCCGATGACAATGTGGAAG ATATGCAAGATGGCAATGACATGGAACAAGATAACAATGATGGGCTGGTTTTGGGAGAGGATGAAGTCTATGCATGGCGAGAGCTTAGACTGCACCCTCTTCTTATTACAGCGGTGCGCAGGCTTGGATTCAAAGAACCAACACCAATACAAAAGGCTTGCTTTCCTGCAGCGGCTCATCAAGGCAAG GATGTTATTGGTGCAGCAGAGACAGGTTCTGGTAAAACACTTGCTTTTGGCCTCCCTATCTTGCAGCGCCTTCTTGAAGAACAAGAGAAGGCCATGAGATTGTCTCGGGAGGATGAGAGTACACAAGATGAAAATTCTAGAGAAAGTCCACTTCGTGCTCTTATTTTAACACCCACCAGGGAGCTTGCCAAGCAG GTCTGCGATCATCTAAAAGAAGCAGCCAAGTTCTTAAGAATCCAAGTTGTTCCCATTGTTGGTGGTCTATCCATGGAAAAGCAAGAACGGCTTCTGAAAAGGAAACCTGAGATTGTTGTTGGAACCCCAGGAAGATTGTGGGAGCTTATGTCAACAGGCAACCAACACCTAATTAAG TTACATTCATTATCATTCTTCGTGTTGGACGAGGCTGATAGAATGATAGAGCGAGGCCATTTCCATGAACTGCAATCTATCATTGAGATGTTACCAGTGACTAACGGTTCTGATGAACAAACTGTTGGGACCACTCCAAGTTGCGAAACTGTGCCTATATTGCAAATAAAGAAGAGACAGACATTTGTATTCTCAGCAACACTTGCTCTCTCAGCTAATTTTCGGAAAAAGTTGAAGCGAGGCCTAGTTACTGCAAAAGCGTCTGCATCTACTGATTTGAGTTCTATTGAAGCACTTTCGAAGCAGGCCGGTATGAAACCTAACGCAGAAATAGTTGATCTGACGAAGGCTTCTATCTTACCTGAGAAACTTGAAGAGTCTTTTATTGA GTGTAGTGATGATGATAAGGATGCCTACCTGTATTATATATTGAGTGTCCATGGACAAGGCCgcacaataatattttgtaCATCAATAGCTGCATTACGTCACCTTTCATCTACATTACGAGTTCTTGGAATTAATGTCCTGACAAATCATGCTCAAATGCAACAAAGGGCTCGCATGAAG GCTGTGGATCGTTTCCGTGAAAGTGAAAATTCAATTTTGGTTGCAACTGATGGTTTTGCAAGGGGCATGGATTTTGATGATGTCCGAACTGTGATTCATTATCAATTGCCACACTCAACCGAT GTTTACATCCACAGAAGTGGAAGGACAGCGCGGAAATCAATGGCAGGTTGCAGCATTGCATTAATCTCTCCTGCAGACAAGGCCAAGTTTTACTCACTTTGCAAGTCACTGTCAAAG GAGAACCTCCAGCAGTTTCCTGTTGACCATGCTTACATGCCTGCAGTAATGAATAGGCTCACCCTTGCTCGGCAGATTGACAAGATTACACGTAAAAATTCCCAG GAAAATGCCAACAAATCATGGCTTCAGAGGAATGCTGAGTCCATGGGATTATTATTGGAGACAAGTGACAGTGAGGAGGAACGTGTACAGGGGCATAAGCAAAGGAAAGCAACTTCTGCGAACCTCCAGAAGCTTCAACAG GATTTGAGTGAGCTCTTGCAACGCCCCTTGCAGCCTAAGACTTTTTCGCGGCGCTATTTAGCTGGG GCTGGTGTTTCACCGTTACTTCAAAAGCAACTGGAAGAGTTGTCCAAAAGGAATGTTAAGGGCAGTGCTAGTGTAAATGCAAATAAAGGATCCCGATTTGTTGTTATTGGTCAGGATCAAATAGAACCCTTGCAAGCTCTTCAGAATTCTGGGCAAGAG GTGTGTGTGAGCATTGACAAGCAAAGAGAAAAGCGAAGGCTTGCTGAAAATTGGAGGCGAAAGAagcaaaaagagaagaaaa GTACACGAGAGcaaaagagaaaggagaagaggaTAGCTAAAGAAAGGGACTAA
- the LOC127770648 gene encoding transcriptional corepressor LEUNIG_HOMOLOG-like isoform X2 produces MAQSNWEADKMLDVYIYDYLLKRNLQATAKSFMAEGKVSADPVAIDAPGGFLFEWWSVFWDIFIARTNEKHSEIAAAYLEAQQTKAREHQQQMQMQQLQLIQQRHAQLQRTNATHPSLNGPISGLNSDGILGPSTASVLAAKMYEERLKHSHPMDSDGSQLLDASRLALLKSASTNHSGQSVPGTPGSVSTTLQQIQARNQQNIDIKSEGNMSVAQRSMPMDPSSLYGQGIIQPKPGLGGGVLNQGVSGLPLKGWPLTGIDQLRPNLGGQMQKPFLSTQSQFQLMSPQQQQQFLAQAQAQGNLGNSTNLGDMDPRRLSALTRSVLNGKDGQPAGTDGCITSPMQSSSPKVRPDQEYLMKTSSQQTQEQLQQQHNQQQQQQNQQQQTQQGNRKRKQPTSSGAANSTGTANTVGPSTNSPPSTPSTHTPGDGLGMTGNMRHVPKNLMMYGVEGTGLPSSSNLDDLEQFGDMGSLDDNVESFLANGDGDARDIFAAPEKSPAEPNPVASKGFTFSEVNCWRTNNSKVVCCHFSSDGKILASAGHEKKAVLWNMETFQTQYTAEEHAVIITDVRFRPNSNQLATSSFDRTIKLWNAADPGFSLHTFAGHCSGITSLDFHPKKTDLLCSCDSNGEIRYWNVSQLSCMRAMKGGTAQVRFQPNTGQFLAAATENVVSIFDVETNGKKYTLQGHNSEVQSVCWDSSGQYLASVSQDLVKVWSISSGDCTHEVSSNGNKFHSCVFHPGYTDLLVIGGYQSLELWNMVKNQSMTVQAHEGLIAALAQSPITGMVASASHDNSVKLWK; encoded by the exons ATGGCGCAGAGCAACTGGGAAGCGGATAAGAT GCTTGATGTGTATATCTATGACTATTTGCTGAAGCGGAATTTGCAGGCGACGGCCAAGTCGTTCATGGCGGAGGGGAAGGTCTCCGCCGATCCAGTTG CAATTGATGCTCCTGGAGGGTTTCTCTTTGAGTGGTGGTCTGTTTTTTGGGATATATTTATTGCAAGAACTAACGAGAAGCATTCTGAGATCGCAGCAGCATACCTAGAG GCACAGCAAACAAAAGCAAGAGAGCATCAACAGCAGATGCAAATGCAACAGTTGCAGCTAATACAACAAAGACATGCTCAACTGCAGCGAACTAATGCCACTCATCCTTCACTTAATGGTCCAATAAGTGGCCTAAACTCTGATGGCATTCTGGGACCATCTACGGCTAGTGTTTTAGCTGCCAAGATGTATGAAGAGCGCTTAAAGCACTCTCATCCCATGGACTCTGATGGGTCACAGCTTCTTGATGCTAGTCGATTGGCTCTTCTCAAGTCGGCGTCAACAAATCACTCAGG GCAATCAGTACCTGGGACTCCTGGAAGTGTGTCTACGACGCTGCAACAAATCCAAGCTCGGAATCAGCAAAATATT GATATAAAAAGTGAAGGTAACATGAGTGTAGCACAAAGATCTATGCCCATGGACCCATCATCATTATATGGTCAGGGAATAATCCAGCCAAAGCCTGGATTGGGTGGTGGAG TTTTAAACCAAGGAGTGAGTGGTCTACCATTGAAGGGCTGGCCGCTAACT GGAATTGACCAACTGCGGCCAAATTTAGGTGGTCAAATGCAGAAGCCATTTCTTTCAACACAGTCGCAGTTTCAACTTATGTcgccacagcagcagcagcaattctTAGCACAAGCCCAAGCACAGGGAAATCTTGGCAACTCTACCAATTTAGGGGATATGGATCCCCGAAGATTGTCAGCGCTAACCAGGAGCGTGTTGAATGGTAAAGATGGACAACCTGCTGGAACTGATGGGTGCATTACTTCCCCAATGCAATCCAGTTCACCCAAAGTCAGACCAGACCAAGAATATCTCATGAAG ACATCTTCTCAGCAAACACAGGAACAACTTCAGCAGCAGCATAatcagcaacagcaacagcaaaaCCAGCAACAGCAAACACAACAG GGCaatagaaaaagaaagcaaCCTACATCTTCAGGAGCAGCAAATAGTACCGGAACAGCAAATACAGTTGGTCCTTCGACCAATTCACCACCATCTACTCCGTCTACTCATACGCCTGGAGATGGACTTGGAATGACTGGCAATATGCGCCATGTTCCGAAAAACTTAATGATGTATGGTGTGGAAGGAACAGGACTGCCATCCTCATCAAACCTG GATGATCTTGAACAATTTGGTGACATGGGCTCTTTGGATGATAATGTTGAATCATTCTTAGccaatggagatggagatgcaAGGGATATTTTTGCTGCACCTGAAAAAAGTCCTGCAGAGCCTAATCCAGTGGCTTCAAAAG GTTTCACCTTCAGTGAGGTAAATTGTTGGCGAACAAACAATAGCAAAGTAGTTTGCTGCCATTTTTCATCAGATGGCAAGATACTGGCTAGTGCTGGACATGAAAAGAAG GCTGTACTTTGGAACATGGAGACTTTCCAGACACAGTATACTGCTGAAGAGCATGCTGTCATTATCACTGATGTCCGTTTCAGACCTAACTCTAATCAGCTGGCAACATCATCTTTCGATAGAACTATTAAACTGTGGAATGCTGCAGAT CCTGGCTTCTCCCTGCATACATTTGCTGGTCATTGCTCTGGAATCACATCACTAGATTTTCATCCAAAGAAGACGGACCTTTTGTGCTCTTGTGATAGCAATGGTGAAATCCGGTACTGGAATGTGTCTCAGCTTAGCTGTATGCGTGCCATGAAG GGAGGTACTGCCCAAGTTCGATTTCAACCTAACACTGGACAGTTTCTCGCAGCTGCTACCGAGAATGTGGTTTCCATATTTGATGTTGAAACAAATGGGAAAAAATATACCCTACAG GGCCATAACTCAGAAGTGCAATCAGTGTGCTGGGACAGCAGTGGGCAATACCTTGCTTCTGTCAGTCAGGACCTAGTTAAGGTCTGGTCAATCTCATCAGGAGACTGTACTCATGAGGTTAGCTCTAATGGAAACAAGTTTCATTCTTGTGTGTTCCACCCGGGCTACACCGATCTCCTTGTTATTGGAGGCTACCAG TCTCTGGAGCTATGGAACATGGTAAAGAACCAGAGCATGACAGTACAGGCTCATGAAGGTCTAATCGCGGCGTTGGCGCAATCACCAATTACAGGGATGGTGGCTTCCGCGAGCCACGACAACTCTGTCAAGCTGTGGAAATAA